One genomic window of Desulfovibrio psychrotolerans includes the following:
- a CDS encoding PstS family phosphate ABC transporter substrate-binding protein, protein MKGFSKIALALALTLSLAGFAHARDQIRIVGSSTVYPFSSAVAEEFGAINAQFKSPVVESTGSGGGHKLFMAGVGPETPDITNSSRRMKKSELETNIKNGVTEVTEAKIGFDGIVIAQNIGNADLDLSLKELALAVLEEVPADGKLVPNPYKTWKDINPNLPDRKIVIYGPPATSGTRDAFVEMVVEVFTAKDETFNAVLGKDASKYKKIRQDGPYVPAGENDNLIVQKLTKDTEAVGIFGYSFLSENKDQIKGCPVGGVAPTFDNISGGKYPISRSLFFYIKNAHIGKIPGLKEYVELFMSENMIGENGYLKTIGLIPLPAAEREQVRKDVTGFKKLALEDLK, encoded by the coding sequence ATGAAAGGCTTTTCGAAAATCGCATTGGCGCTGGCGCTGACCCTGTCGCTTGCCGGATTCGCCCATGCACGTGACCAGATCCGCATCGTCGGCTCCAGCACCGTCTATCCCTTCTCCAGCGCGGTGGCAGAAGAATTCGGCGCCATCAACGCCCAGTTCAAGTCCCCGGTTGTCGAATCCACCGGTTCCGGCGGCGGGCACAAGCTGTTCATGGCCGGTGTGGGTCCCGAAACGCCGGACATCACCAACTCTTCCCGCCGCATGAAGAAAAGCGAACTGGAAACCAACATCAAGAACGGCGTGACCGAAGTCACCGAAGCCAAGATCGGTTTTGACGGCATCGTCATCGCCCAGAACATCGGCAACGCCGACCTCGACCTTTCCCTGAAGGAACTCGCCCTTGCCGTGCTGGAAGAAGTTCCTGCAGATGGCAAGCTCGTGCCCAACCCCTACAAGACCTGGAAAGACATCAATCCCAACCTGCCCGACCGCAAGATCGTAATCTACGGCCCCCCCGCCACCTCCGGCACCCGTGACGCCTTTGTGGAAATGGTCGTGGAAGTGTTCACCGCCAAGGACGAAACCTTCAACGCTGTGCTCGGCAAGGATGCCAGCAAGTACAAGAAGATCCGTCAGGACGGCCCCTACGTGCCCGCCGGTGAAAACGACAACCTCATCGTCCAGAAGCTGACCAAGGACACTGAAGCCGTGGGCATCTTCGGCTACAGCTTCCTCTCCGAGAACAAGGACCAGATCAAGGGCTGCCCCGTGGGCGGCGTTGCCCCCACCTTCGATAACATCTCCGGCGGCAAATACCCCATTTCCCGTAGCCTCTTCTTCTACATCAAGAACGCTCACATCGGCAAAATCCCCGGCCTCAAGGAATACGTGGAACTGTTCATGTCTGAGAACATGATCGGCGAAAACGGCTACCTGAAGACCATCGGCCTCATTCCCCTGCCTGCCGCAGAGCGCGAGCAGGTGCGTAAAGACGTCACCGGCTTCAAGAAGCTTGCCCTTGAAGATCTGAAGTAG
- a CDS encoding methyl-accepting chemotaxis protein yields MFNTLSFRNKLIVGSLVMVLTAMVSMLATSFVDTKRGYIRQGREALRNVSQILMESAQFQDTLNRNKIGSDLKLMQLQFGLSGFPIPEIFMEVEAEIVHESTGEREKTVLPGFKLGAVYLNENTDLVDRIHDLAGVGASVLQLHQGKLIRVATSVRNASGATDQWTYLPQTHQAVAATNAGTSVTGIYKIAGEWQLAMYAPIKGMEGAEILGAMEVARPLLSPEFAAAVVRHNVDGKGYSFAYDAQGVILIHPDKHLLGTNIHEQPWATALQQAGTSPEKAARSLTYVHDDAEYEAYADVYAPWGITFVTTVQREDLMAGVDKRLWTSAAVAAAVTLPLVALVIWLMVRQLMLPMRRLSMLAQEVAQGNFDYTFDYVPNDTIGTTVRAVKTMVGELKRRLGFSQGVLDGIVVPCAVVNLKNEITHVNAEALSVLRRSGAPWDYTGKPLGELLYGAANGSGADRRTFTRRSMEQHARVAEDAVFDPQGDGREVVLHIVSTPIYDMDGELLGAISLWIDLTHERAQHARLDAQNAVIAATAREADEIARRVASSAQELSLQVSHASEGAARQLEHVREVTSAMDHMDSSVTEIGRKAGSAVELAKGSVQVAEAGRKVVQSSMEVMHRVHGQVAHMQNTVEELGIQAEGIGQIMGVISDIADQTNLLALNAAIEAARAGDAGRGFAVVADEVRKLAEKTMSATGQVGQRIRSIQESTRGFIESTASVARAVQESDHLATRSGGALDDILSRIQQSESEICVIANMAQEQTLGVKSVSAAVTDVDGIARETAQAMAESADAVNILSRLAHELQRAMDGMSLENQDDTQHNMQTDALSESRRAGNADRRAEI; encoded by the coding sequence ATGTTCAACACCCTCTCCTTCCGCAACAAACTCATAGTCGGTTCGCTGGTCATGGTGCTTACGGCCATGGTCAGCATGCTGGCCACCAGCTTCGTGGATACCAAGCGGGGCTACATCCGGCAGGGGCGCGAGGCGCTGCGCAACGTATCCCAAATCCTCATGGAATCCGCCCAGTTTCAAGATACCCTCAACCGCAACAAGATAGGCTCAGACCTCAAGCTCATGCAGTTGCAGTTCGGGTTGTCCGGCTTCCCCATCCCGGAAATATTCATGGAAGTGGAAGCGGAAATCGTGCACGAATCGACCGGAGAACGGGAAAAGACCGTGCTGCCGGGATTCAAGCTCGGGGCTGTCTACCTGAACGAAAACACAGACCTTGTAGACCGCATCCACGATCTCGCGGGGGTGGGGGCCTCCGTGCTGCAACTGCATCAGGGCAAGCTGATCCGTGTTGCTACCAGCGTCCGCAATGCTTCCGGTGCAACCGACCAGTGGACCTATCTGCCGCAGACGCATCAGGCCGTAGCAGCAACCAATGCGGGAACCAGCGTCACCGGCATCTATAAAATAGCCGGGGAATGGCAGCTTGCCATGTACGCTCCCATCAAGGGCATGGAGGGCGCAGAGATACTGGGTGCCATGGAAGTGGCGCGTCCCCTGCTTTCACCGGAATTTGCCGCCGCCGTGGTGCGGCACAACGTGGACGGCAAGGGCTATTCCTTTGCCTACGATGCACAGGGCGTCATTCTCATCCATCCGGACAAACACCTGCTCGGCACAAACATCCATGAGCAGCCTTGGGCAACGGCCCTGCAACAGGCAGGCACATCACCGGAAAAGGCAGCCCGTAGCCTCACCTATGTCCATGATGATGCGGAATACGAAGCCTATGCCGATGTCTATGCTCCGTGGGGCATCACCTTCGTTACCACCGTGCAGAGAGAAGACCTCATGGCCGGAGTGGACAAACGCCTCTGGACAAGCGCAGCTGTTGCCGCCGCCGTCACCCTTCCTCTGGTGGCACTGGTCATCTGGCTTATGGTGCGCCAGCTCATGCTTCCCATGCGCCGCCTCTCCATGCTGGCGCAGGAAGTGGCACAGGGCAACTTCGACTACACCTTCGACTACGTGCCCAACGACACCATAGGCACCACCGTGCGCGCGGTAAAAACCATGGTGGGCGAACTCAAAAGGCGGCTCGGCTTCAGTCAGGGCGTGCTGGACGGCATCGTGGTACCCTGCGCCGTGGTGAACCTCAAAAATGAGATAACCCATGTCAACGCCGAAGCACTCTCGGTGCTTCGCCGCAGCGGCGCCCCGTGGGACTACACGGGCAAACCCCTCGGAGAACTGCTGTACGGCGCGGCAAACGGCTCCGGCGCAGACCGCAGAACCTTCACCCGTCGCAGCATGGAACAGCACGCCCGCGTGGCGGAAGACGCCGTGTTCGACCCGCAGGGCGACGGACGCGAAGTCGTGCTGCACATCGTTTCCACCCCCATTTACGACATGGACGGCGAACTTCTGGGAGCCATCTCCCTGTGGATAGACCTCACGCACGAACGCGCGCAGCATGCGCGGCTGGATGCGCAGAACGCGGTCATCGCCGCCACCGCGCGCGAGGCGGACGAGATAGCCCGCCGCGTCGCCTCCTCGGCACAGGAGCTTTCCCTGCAGGTCAGCCACGCCAGCGAAGGCGCGGCGCGGCAGCTTGAGCACGTGCGCGAAGTCACCTCAGCCATGGACCACATGGACTCCTCGGTCACGGAAATAGGCCGCAAGGCAGGCAGCGCGGTGGAACTGGCCAAAGGCTCCGTACAGGTAGCCGAAGCAGGGCGCAAAGTGGTGCAGTCCTCTATGGAGGTCATGCACCGCGTGCACGGGCAGGTGGCCCACATGCAGAACACCGTGGAAGAACTGGGCATACAGGCAGAGGGCATTGGCCAGATCATGGGCGTTATTTCAGATATTGCGGACCAGACCAACCTGCTGGCACTGAACGCCGCCATAGAAGCCGCACGCGCGGGCGACGCGGGCCGTGGTTTCGCCGTGGTCGCGGACGAGGTGCGCAAGCTTGCGGAAAAAACCATGAGCGCCACCGGACAGGTGGGGCAGCGCATCCGGTCCATACAAGAATCCACGCGCGGCTTCATAGAAAGCACAGCCTCCGTTGCCCGTGCCGTACAGGAAAGCGACCACCTCGCCACCCGTTCAGGCGGCGCGCTGGATGATATCCTCAGCCGTATCCAGCAGTCGGAAAGCGAAATCTGCGTCATTGCAAACATGGCACAGGAGCAGACCCTCGGCGTAAAGAGCGTGTCCGCCGCTGTAACAGACGTGGACGGCATCGCCCGCGAAACCGCGCAGGCCATGGCGGAATCGGCAGATGCGGTAAACATACTCTCACGCCTCGCCCATGAACTGCAGCGCGCAATGGACGGAATGTCTCTGGAAAATCAAGATGATACACAGCACAACATGCAGACGGACGCTCTTTCCGAAAGCCGCAGGGCCGGGAACGCTGATCGGCGTGCAGAGATATAA